The window GGTCCGCGAGGTCCATGGCGCTCCGGAGCGCCGTGCGCACCGACGCCGCGACGATGGCCGCCGCCATCCCCTTGCCCATCACGTCGGCGACGGTCACGCAGAAGTCGTCGCCCACGTCGTACCAGTCGTAGAAGTCGCCCGAGACGCCGCGCGACGGCTCGCACGCCGCGGCGACCTCGTATCCGGGCGCCGCCGGCTTGCGCCGCGGCAGCAGACCCTTCTGCGCGATGGCCGCACGGTCCAGCTCGTCATCCCGCTCCAGCTCGGACTGCACCCAGTCCGCGAGGTCGCGCAGCACCCGCTTCTGCTCGGGCGTCAGCTCGCGGGGGACGGTGTCGAGCACGCACAGCGTCCCGACCGCCTCCCCGCCGGCGACGTGCAGCGGCTCCCCCGCGTAGAAGCGGAGGTGCGGATCGCCGAGGACGAACGGGTTGTCGCTGAACCGCGCATCCTCCGACGCGTCCTGCACGATCAGGGCCGCATCCTGCTGCACCGTGGCGTCGCAGAACGCCCCCTCGCGGGGAGCCTCCTGTGTGAGGCCGAGTTGCGACTTGCGCCACTGCCGGTCGCCGTCGAGCAGGGTGATGCTCACCATCGGCACGCCGAACAACTGCTGGGCGAGACGCGTCACCCGGTCGAACCGGGCCTCCGGTGCGGTGTCGAGGATCCCCAGGCCGGTCAGCGCCCGCTGGCGCCGAACCTCCGTCTGCTGCCTCGACTCGGTATCGACTGCCATGCACCTATCGTACTGACGCGTCTACCCCTGGCCCCGGAGGCACGATGCCGGCTCGCAGGACTCGGCTCCCGACGGACCGTGCGATCCCCGCGGCGGCCAGCTGCCCGAGCACGCGTCCGGCGAACGTGAGCACCAGGATGGTCGGCGTCAGATCGTGCGGGGAGAACACGGGCAGGGAGATCACGAAGAGCAGTACGGCGGTGACGAGCGCGCCCACGACCGTGTGACCCGCGCGCAGCGGTCGTCGGCGCGCGAGCAGCAGCAGTGTCACGTCGAAGGCGGCGCCGGTGACCACGAGCGGGACGAGGATGAGGGCGCCGAGCGGCGTGAACCCGATGGTGAGAATCCCGACCAGGGCGAAGTCGATCGTCGTCGTCCAGGGGAAGCCCACCAGCCGGCGGGCCAAGAACGGCAGGATGCTGTGCATCCCCGCCGCCAGCGCGTACGCCGGCGGGAAGGCGGCGGCGAGCAGCGCGGTCGCGGGCGACACGAGCACCAGCAGCAGGGCTCCGAGGGCGGCGAAGGCCGCGATGACGAGCAGGGAGCGGGTGCTGAGCCGGTACGGCGCGCGGCGCGGCGTCGAGACCATCGGGACCTCCGGGAGGATGCGGGCTCCTCCATCCTGCCGCGTTCCCGGCGGGCCAGCGGCGGACACGGCCAGTACACCTTCACGATGGGTGAAAGATAGAAGCACCATGGACGACGAGACGGTGCACCAGGACGCGCTCGATGCCGAGCGGTCGGCGGCCGGCCGGGCCGCGCTGGCCGCTTTGCAGGTCGCCGTCGACCGCAGCGACGGAGACGGGGTCACGGCGGCCGTGCGCGACGGCTGGTTCGCCCTCGCCAGCGAACAGGGCGACGCCACCCGCCTGCTCCTGGAACGCCTCCCCGGGCACGAGCTGCGCCAGCATCCCCTGCTCGCGATGATGCTCGGGCTCACCTACAACGTGCTCGGCTTCCACCGGGTGCGCGCGCTGCGCTACTTCGTGACCGCGGTCAGGGCCGCCCGTGCCCCGCGCAACCAGACCGTCGGACCGGTCGACCGCGTGCTCATCCGCTCGGCCGAGGCGAGCGCCTACCGCCTGATCGGACGTCCCGGCCTCAGCGTCGGACCGGCGCGCGCGGCCATCGCGGAACTCGACCGTTTGCCGGAGGATCTCCGCGAGACGGTGAGCGACCTGCCCCGCGTCTACGCGCAGCTCGGGATCTCGCTGTACTACGCCGGCGACGTGGACGGCGCGATGGACACCTTCGCCAAGGGGCTGGCCGCGACCCCCACCACGCCGCCGTCGCCGGGCTTCGGCAACCTCGCCATGCTGGCCGGCATCCACGCCCTGCAGGGTGACCTGCCCGAGGCCCGCGCCCACGTGGACTACGCGCGCACCGGACCGTGGAACGACCGCCAGCGACGCATGTACACCGGCACGTTCTACCGTCTGGCAGAGGCGGTGCTCGCCCTCGAACGGTTCGACGCTGCCGAGGCTCAGGCGCACCTGGACGCGATGGAGCACGACCGGCGAAGCATCGAGCACTGGGTCGCCGAGGCCCGGGTGGAGGCGCTGGTCCGTTTGGTCGACGGCCGGCCCGGAGAGGCGCTCGCTGGGCTGGAGGCGTACGCGGGGATGCGGTCGGGTGAGGCGCGGTCCTCCGCGGTCCGCGACCAGCTGTCCGGCATCCGCGCGGTACTCCAGCTGGCGCTCGGCAACCCGGACGCCGCAGGGGTCATCCTCGAGCGGGACGCGGCCCCCGGTCCGGAGCGCCACATCGGCCGGGCGCGGGTGTACCTGGCTCTCGGGAGGAACGGCTCGGCCCTCAGCGAGCTCAAGGCGGCGTCGGGCCGGCCGCTGACCGCCCGGACGGCGACGGAGGCGGCGGCGCTCGAGGCCGCGGTGCTGCTCCGGCTCGCTCCGACGTCGCGCACGCGAGGAGTCGTCGAGCAGCTCGGCGCTCTTCTCCGCAGGACGGGGCTGCGACTGCCGCTCGCGCTGCTCCCGGCCGACGACCTCGAGCGGGTCGGGCAGGCGCTGACCGCGGCCGGGTACGGCGATGTGCTCCAGGATGTGCCGCTGCGTTCCCTGCTGCCCGTCGCCGAGCCCGACCTCCTGCTGACCGACCGAGAGCTCGCCGTGCTGGGCGCACTGATGAATTCGGGATCCACCGCGGAGATCGCCTCGGTGCTCGTGGTGTCCGCGAACACCGTGAAGACGCAGCTCCGGAGCGTCTACCGCAAGCTGGGCGTCAACAACCGGGAGGACGCGATCGCGGTGGCGCTGTCGCGGCACCTGCTGGTCGAGCGCGACTGAATCCGCGGCGTGTCGCGCATCCTGAGCGGGATGCGCGGCGGGTGATCAGAGGGTGAAATCCGCACGTTGCGGCGGCCGGGACCCGTAGCGTTCCTCCGTGCCCGCGCGTCCGTCCTCCGAGGAACCATGACTCTCGACGAGAGCCTCCCGATCGCGCGCCGCCGCGCCCTCCCTGGCGTGCTCACGGCGGTGCTGCGCGCCGCGCACGACGACGAGAAGGCGGCGCTCGGCCCGCAGCGGCGCGGCGCCTACCTGCTGACCCGTCAGGTGATCGCAGCCCTCCTCCACGCCGGCTACCCCGCGCGGGTGATCGCCCGCGAACTCGGCCTGCGCACCGAGTCCGTCCGCACCCGGGCCCAGGCGGGACGGATGAACCTGACCGACATCGCGCTGCTCGCAGGAGTCGAGGCAGCCGAACTTCGGGCGCGATGCGAGCGCGCATCCATCGACCTCGGCCCGGACGGCGCTGTGAGTAGCGACGACCTGCCCGCCCTCCTGCTGGGCGAACCGTGAGCACGGCCGCAGGACGCATCACGCGAGAAGTTTCCGGGAAGTGGCGTCATGATCCGTCGCTTCCGCGATCTCTCAAGTGGTGGTGCGTGACCCGAACACGCATCAACGGCGGCGACCCGAATCGCCGCAGCGGTCGACGCCGACCCGTCGGCGCCGGTCCTGGGGAACC is drawn from Leifsonia shinshuensis and contains these coding sequences:
- a CDS encoding SpoIIE family protein phosphatase, which encodes MAVDTESRQQTEVRRQRALTGLGILDTAPEARFDRVTRLAQQLFGVPMVSITLLDGDRQWRKSQLGLTQEAPREGAFCDATVQQDAALIVQDASEDARFSDNPFVLGDPHLRFYAGEPLHVAGGEAVGTLCVLDTVPRELTPEQKRVLRDLADWVQSELERDDELDRAAIAQKGLLPRRKPAAPGYEVAAACEPSRGVSGDFYDWYDVGDDFCVTVADVMGKGMAAAIVAASVRTALRSAMDLADLEASVETASRVVEEDLDQLSTFVTLFHARVHPDGAVDYVDAGHGLALIVRDSGGFDRLDSGAIPLGIPSFGPRAPQRAQLGPRDALLCVSDGILDALGGDHALTRLEAIVRGSATAAGAVSRIVGAARNGVPIDDMTAVLVRRSA
- a CDS encoding helix-turn-helix transcriptional regulator; translated protein: MDDETVHQDALDAERSAAGRAALAALQVAVDRSDGDGVTAAVRDGWFALASEQGDATRLLLERLPGHELRQHPLLAMMLGLTYNVLGFHRVRALRYFVTAVRAARAPRNQTVGPVDRVLIRSAEASAYRLIGRPGLSVGPARAAIAELDRLPEDLRETVSDLPRVYAQLGISLYYAGDVDGAMDTFAKGLAATPTTPPSPGFGNLAMLAGIHALQGDLPEARAHVDYARTGPWNDRQRRMYTGTFYRLAEAVLALERFDAAEAQAHLDAMEHDRRSIEHWVAEARVEALVRLVDGRPGEALAGLEAYAGMRSGEARSSAVRDQLSGIRAVLQLALGNPDAAGVILERDAAPGPERHIGRARVYLALGRNGSALSELKAASGRPLTARTATEAAALEAAVLLRLAPTSRTRGVVEQLGALLRRTGLRLPLALLPADDLERVGQALTAAGYGDVLQDVPLRSLLPVAEPDLLLTDRELAVLGALMNSGSTAEIASVLVVSANTVKTQLRSVYRKLGVNNREDAIAVALSRHLLVERD